One genomic window of Myxococcus virescens includes the following:
- a CDS encoding sterol desaturase family protein — translation MDLPLTPALRINLGKRAGVTGGLLGVLCVCVEFCFLFPHLLVSNDGRAFYVEHLGVFRGILQAAIVATFALGAFSVLTLRSKAHGGIAMLLALVAMLLGGSQAEPLTHQPRALSAGLDYFALELLVLGLLFIPMERLWGLHPQRIFREGWQTDLKHFFVSHVGVQLISFAVMIPVQVFFSWAVRMDFQAHVAAQPVWLQFFEVLLVVDLVSYWVHRAFHQVPWMWKFHAIHHSSQQMDWLASSRSHLVDVLVNRFAGFIPVFLLGFSPAAIYGYLVFVSFHAVYIHANVSHRWPYLRWVFATPEFHHWHHTSDEEGIDKNFAVFLSFIDAIFGTAHLPEHWPSRYGTTKFQPPETYLGQLAYPFRRHEETPYG, via the coding sequence TTGGACCTCCCCTTGACTCCTGCCCTGCGCATCAACCTGGGCAAGCGCGCTGGTGTCACCGGCGGCCTCCTGGGCGTGCTGTGCGTGTGCGTCGAATTCTGTTTTCTGTTTCCCCACTTGCTGGTGTCCAACGACGGCCGGGCCTTCTACGTGGAGCACCTGGGCGTGTTCCGGGGCATCCTCCAGGCCGCCATCGTCGCCACCTTCGCGCTGGGCGCATTCAGCGTGCTCACCTTGCGCTCCAAGGCGCATGGCGGCATCGCCATGCTGCTCGCGCTGGTGGCCATGCTGCTGGGCGGCAGCCAGGCGGAGCCACTCACCCACCAGCCGCGGGCGCTGAGCGCGGGCCTGGACTATTTCGCGCTGGAGCTCCTCGTGTTGGGGCTCCTGTTCATCCCCATGGAGCGGCTGTGGGGGCTCCACCCGCAGCGCATCTTCCGCGAAGGCTGGCAGACAGACCTCAAGCACTTCTTTGTCAGCCACGTGGGCGTACAGCTCATCTCCTTCGCGGTGATGATTCCGGTGCAGGTCTTCTTCTCCTGGGCGGTGCGCATGGACTTCCAGGCCCATGTGGCCGCGCAGCCCGTGTGGCTGCAATTCTTCGAAGTCCTCCTGGTGGTGGACCTGGTGAGTTACTGGGTGCACCGCGCCTTCCACCAGGTGCCGTGGATGTGGAAGTTCCACGCCATCCACCACTCCAGTCAGCAGATGGACTGGCTGGCCAGCTCGCGTTCTCACCTGGTGGACGTGCTCGTCAACCGGTTCGCGGGGTTCATACCGGTGTTCCTGCTGGGCTTCAGCCCAGCCGCCATCTATGGCTACCTCGTTTTCGTGTCCTTCCACGCCGTCTACATCCACGCCAACGTGAGCCACCGCTGGCCCTATCTCCGTTGGGTGTTCGCGACGCCTGAATTCCACCACTGGCACCACACGTCTGACGAGGAAGGCATCGACAAGAACTTCGCTGTCTTCCTGTCCTTCATTGATGCGATTTTCGGCACCGCGCATCTGCCCGAGCACTGGCCGTCGCGGTATGGAACGACGAAGTTCCAGCCTCCAGAGACCTACCTGGGTCAGCTCGCCTATCCGTTCCGACGGCACGAAGAAACGCCTTACGGATAG